The Candidatus Wallbacteria bacterium genomic sequence GGGCAGCAGCGGGAAACCTACAGTTTTCTAAACGAAGGCGCAAGGGTAATTGTGCGGGGTGAACTGGGGGTTTTTGAAAAAAGGGGAGAATACCAGGTTTATGTGAAAGAGCTGCTTGATTTCGGCAGAGGAAATATCCTGCTCAAGCTTCAGAAATTGAAGGAAGAGCTTGAGAGAAAAGGCTATTTCGCGGCTGAACGTAAACGAGCGCTGCCTGAATTCCCCTCGCGGATCGGGATTGTCACTGCCAAAGGGGGAGCCGCCCTGCAGGACATGCTTAAAGTTTTCCGGGGTAAGGCATTCGGGCTTCAGGTTTTTATTGCAGATTCCAGGGTCCAGGGGGATGGCGCTGCAGCCGAGATCGCTGGAGCGATTCGTCTCCTGAACAGAATTCATCAACTGGACCTGATCATAGTCGCCAGAGGCGGAGGTTCCCTGGAAGATCTCTGGTGTTTCAATGAAATGCCTGTGGTCGAGTCTGTTTTCAGCTCGGCCTGCCCGGTCGTGAGCGCTGTAGGGCATGAAGTGGACTTCACTCTGGTGGATTTTGTGGCGGATGTCCGTGCAGCTACACCGACACAGGCTGCCGAACTGGCCGTCAGACACAGGGATGAGCTTGAGAAGACGATCCGAGGAGATCGGGAAAAGATCTGCCGGAAGATCGTGAGAACCATAACCGACAGGCAGCAATGGCTTGATAACATGGAACTCAGGCTGAAGCAGGATATCCAGGGACGGCTGCACCGCCATTTTAGAGTTCTGGAGCGTTTCACTGCCGCTGTTCCTGGTGTTCAGCAGGCTTTCCACCGGATCGAATCCAGACTTTTGCTTCTCTCTCCCTGCCGCTGGCCGAAGGTATTTCAACTCTCCTTTCTCAGACAACGCAGCCAGCTTGAAAATTGCCTCATGCTGCTCAAAAGATATCCTGAAAACAGATTGAAGTTATTGAATCAGCGACTGGAGTTTGAACATGACAAACTTTCGCTGCTGAATCCGGACAATGTTTTGAAGAGAGGTTACGCTGTGATTATGAAGGATGGAAAACCTGTCAAAAGGGCTGCCGGAATAGCAGCCGGCGATAAAATCGGGATCAAGTTCAGCGATGGAAAAAAGGAAGCGGAGGTCCTGTCATGAGTGAAGAACGAAAGCTTAAATTCAGCGAAGGATTGAAAAGGCTTGAAGAGATTGTGGACAAGATGGAGAAGGAAGAGTACGAGATAGAGGAAATG encodes the following:
- the xseA gene encoding exodeoxyribonuclease VII large subunit; this translates as MIPGRENTSAEAEHGFLSVTEITAYLKGLIGSNPFLSRLSVAGEVTGLTRHGSGHIYFSLKDENALIRCVFFRGQQRETYSFLNEGARVIVRGELGVFEKRGEYQVYVKELLDFGRGNILLKLQKLKEELERKGYFAAERKRALPEFPSRIGIVTAKGGAALQDMLKVFRGKAFGLQVFIADSRVQGDGAAAEIAGAIRLLNRIHQLDLIIVARGGGSLEDLWCFNEMPVVESVFSSACPVVSAVGHEVDFTLVDFVADVRAATPTQAAELAVRHRDELEKTIRGDREKICRKIVRTITDRQQWLDNMELRLKQDIQGRLHRHFRVLERFTAAVPGVQQAFHRIESRLLLLSPCRWPKVFQLSFLRQRSQLENCLMLLKRYPENRLKLLNQRLEFEHDKLSLLNPDNVLKRGYAVIMKDGKPVKRAAGIAAGDKIGIKFSDGKKEAEVLS